CGGGCTAAAAAGCTCCGCCCTGATGGCGGCAGTATTTTCCCTTTTTGCCATCACAACAAGTTTCTCCGCTGATGCGACCAATTCATCTGCTCCACCGCTGACTCTCCCGCAACTGCCCGACGCCGGCCCGTCCGTGCTTCGGGTAATGGGCGCGCTGGCGTTGGTGCTCGGATTGTTCCTCGGCGGAGTGTGGCTTTACCGCAACTGGCAACGCCTCACCATCCAACGCGGCCGCGCGCCGAAACTGAACGTCATCGAAACGCGCCCGCTTGGCGGCAAGCACGCGCTCTATGTGATCGGCTACGAACAGGAACGTTTCCTTCTCGCCTCCTCCCCTGCCGGCGTGAATCTCCTGAGCCATTTGCCGACCGCGGCTGAAACCGAGGAAGCCGGTGATACCAAAACCGCGGTTCCCACGCCTTCGTTCGCCCAGGCACTGACGCAAGTGCTCAAGGGAAAATCGTGAGGGACAAATGAAAAAATCATTACCTTCCATTTTGCGCCGCTGGCTCCCGATTCTTC
The nucleotide sequence above comes from Candidatus Angelobacter sp.. Encoded proteins:
- a CDS encoding flagellar biosynthetic protein FliO, translating into MAAVFSLFAITTSFSADATNSSAPPLTLPQLPDAGPSVLRVMGALALVLGLFLGGVWLYRNWQRLTIQRGRAPKLNVIETRPLGGKHALYVIGYEQERFLLASSPAGVNLLSHLPTAAETEEAGDTKTAVPTPSFAQALTQVLKGKS